One genomic region from Macaca mulatta isolate MMU2019108-1 chromosome 20, T2T-MMU8v2.0, whole genome shotgun sequence encodes:
- the RIPOR1 gene encoding rho family-interacting cell polarization regulator 1 isoform X24, whose translation MMSLSVRPQRRLLSARVSRSQSFAGVLGSHERGPRSFPVFSPPGPPRKPPALSRVSRMFSVAHPAAKVPQPERLDLVYAALKRGLTAYLEVHQQEQEKLQGQIRESKRNSRLGFLYDLDKQVKSIERFLRRLEFHASKIDELYEAYCVQRRLRDGAYNMVRAYTTGSPGSREARDSLAEATRGHREYTESMCLLESELEAQLGEFHLRMKGLAGFARLCVGDQYEICMKYGRQRWKLRGRIEGSGKQVWDSEETIFLPLLTEFLSIKVTELKGLANHVVVGSVSCETKDLFAALPQVVAVDINDLGTIKLSLEVTWSPFDKDDQPSAASSVNKASTVTKRFSTYSQSPPDTPSLREQAFYNMLRRQEELENGTAWSLSSESSDDSSSPQLSGTARHSSAPRPLVQQPELLPIQVAFRRPETPSSGPLDEEGAVAPVLANGHAPYSRTLSHISEASVDAALAEASVEAIGPESLAWGPSPPTHPAPTHGEHPSPVPPTLDPGHSATSSTLGTTGSVPTSTDPAPSAHLDSVHKATDSGPSELPGPTHTTTGSTCSAIQSPLTHTTTGSTHKPIISTLTTTGPTVNIIGPVQTTTSHIHTMPSPTHTPTSPTHKTRMSTSTTISPTHTPTSPTHKARMSPPTTTSPNPSAMGLVQTATSPTLTNHSDLSLAMAVQTPVPGAAGGSGDKILEEALGALMAALDDYRGQFPELQGLEQEVTRLESLLMQRQGLTRSRASSLSITVEHALESFSFLNEDEDEDNDVPGDRPPSSPEAGAEDSIDSPSARPLSTGCPALDAALVRHLYHCSCLLLKLGTFGPLRCQEAWALERLLREARVLEAVCEFSRRWEIPASSAQEVVQFSASRPGFLTFWDQCTERLSCFLCPVERVLLTFCNQYGARLSLRQPGLAEAVCVKFLEDALGQKLPRRPQPGPGEQLTVFQFWSFVETLDSPTMEAYVTETAEEVLLVRNLNSDDQAVVLKALRLAPEGRLRRDGLRALSSLLVHGNNKVMAAVSTQLRSLSLGPAFRERALLCFLDQLEDEDVQTRVAGCLALGCIKAPEGIEPLVYLCQTDTEAVREAARQSLQQCGEEGQSAHRQLEESLDALPRIFGPGSMASTAF comes from the exons ATGATGTCCCTGTCGGTGCGGCCGCAGCGCCGCCTGCTCAGCGCCCGGGTCAGTAGGAGCCAGTCCTTCGCAGGCGTCCTCGGCAGCCACGAGCGGGGGCCCAG GAGCTTCCCGGTCTTCAGCCCGCCAGGGCCCCCACGGAAGCCCCCCGCGCTCTCCCGAGTGTCCAGGATGTTTTCCGTGGCTCATCCAGCCGCCAAGGTGCCGCAACCCGAGCGGCTGGACCTGGTGTATGCGGCGCTGAAGCGGGGCCTGAC GGCCTACTTGGAAGTTCACCAGCAGGAGCAGGAGAAACTCCAGGGCCAGATAAGGGAGTCCAAGAGGAATTCCCGCTTG GGCTTCCTGTATGATCTGGACAAG CAAGTCAAGTCCATTGAACGCTTCCTGCGACGACTGGAGTTCCATGCCAGCAAG ATCGACGAGCTGTATGAGGCATACTGTGTCCAGCGGCGTCTCCGGGATGGTGCCTACAACATGGTCCGTGCCTACACCACTGGGTCCCCGGGGAGCCGAGAGGCCCGGGACAGCCTAGCAGAGGCCACTCGGGGGCATCGCGAGTACACGGAG aGCATGTGTCTGCTGGAGAGCGAGCTGGAGGCACAGCTGGGCGAGTTTCATCTCCGAATGAAAG GGCTGGCTGGCTTTGCCAGGCTGTGTGTAGGCGATCAATATGAG ATCTGCATGAAATATGGGCGTCAGCGCTGGAAACTACGGGGCCGAATTGAGGGTAGTGGAAAGCAGGTGTGGGACAGTGAAGAAACCATCTTTCTCCCACTGCTCACGGAATTTCTGTCTATCAAG GTGACAGAACTGAAGGGCCTGGCCAACCATGTGGTTGTGGGCAGTGTCTCCTGTGAGACCAAGGACCTGTTTGCCGCCCTGCCTCAGGTTGTGGCTGTGGATATCAATGACCTTGGCACCATCAAGCTCAGCCTGGAAGTCACATGGAG ccccttCGACAAGGATGACCAGCCCTCAGCCGCTTCTTCTGTCAACAAGGCCTCCACAGTCACCAAGCGCTTCTCCACCTATAGCCAGAGCCCACCGGACACACCCTCACTTCGGGAACAGGCCTTCTAT AACATGCTGCGACGGCAGGAGGAGCTGGAGAATGGGACAGCATGGTCCCTGTCATCCGAATCTTCAGACGACTCATCCAGCCCACAGCTCTCAGGCACTGCCCGCCACTCATCAGCCCCTAGGCCCCTGGTGCAGCAGCCTGAACTCCTTCCCATCCAAGTTGCCTTCCGTAGGCCTGAGACCCCCAGCTCTGGTCCCCTGGATGAGGAGGGGGCCGTGGCCCCAGTCCTGGCAAATGGGCATGCACCCTACAGTCGGACTCTTAGCCACATCAGTGAGGCTAGTGTAGACGCTGCCTTGGCTGAGGCTTCAGTGGAGGCCATTGGCCCAGAAAGCCTAGCCTGGGGACCTAGCCCACCTACACACCCAGCTCCCACCCATGGAGAGCACCCCAGCCCTGTTCCTCCGACCCTGGACCCTGGCCACTCTGCCACAAGCTCCACCCTCGGTACAACAGGCTCTGTCCCCACATCTACAGACCCTGCCCCATCTGCACACCTAGACTCAGTTCATAAGGCCACAGACTCTGGCCCTTCAGAACTGCCAGGCCCCACTCACACCACTACAGGCTCCACCTGTAGTGCCATTCAAAGCCCCCTCACTCACACTACTACAGGCTCTACCCACAAGCCCATAATCTCTACCCTTACTACTACAGGCCCTACCGTCAATATCATAGGCCCAGTCCAGACTACCACGAGCCACATCCATACCATGCCAAGCCCCACCCATACCCCCACAAGTCCCACCCATAAAACCAGGATGTCAACTTCTACCACTATAAGTCCCACCCATACCCCCACAAGTCCCACCCATAAAGCCAGGATGTCACCTCCCACCACTACAAGTCCTAACCCCAGTGCTATGGGCCTAGTCCAGACTGCCACAAGCCCCACCCTTACAAAT CATTCAGACCTTAGCCTGGCCATGGCTGTCCAGACCCCAGTCCCAGGGGCAGCCGGAGGGTCTGGGGACAAGATCCTGGAGGAGGCACTGGGGGCCCTAATGGCTGCCCTGGATGACTACCGTGGCCAGTTTCCTGAGCTGCAGGGCCTGGAGCAGGAGGTGACCCGACTAGAGAGTCTGCTCATG CAGAGACAAGGTCTGACTCGCAGCCGGGCCTCCAGTCTCAGCATCACCGTGGAGCATGCCTTGGAGAGCTTCAGCTTCCTCAATGAAGACGAAGATGAAGACAATGATGTTCCTGGGGACAG GCCTCCAAGCAGCCCAGAGGCTGGGGCTGAGGACAGCATAGACTCACCCAGTGCCCGCCCCCTCAGCACGGGGTGTCCAGCTCTGGACGCTGCCTTGGTCCGGCACCTGTACCACTGCAGTTGCCTCCTGCTG AAACTGGGCACATTTGGGCCTCTGCGATGCCAGGAGGCATGGGCCCTGGAGCGGCTGCTGCGGGAAGCCCGAGTGCTGGAGGCAGTATGCGAGTTCAGCAGGCGGTGGGAGATCCCGGCCAGCTCTGCCCAAGAAG TGGTGCAGTTCTCGGCCTCTCGGCCTGGCTTCTTGACCTTCTGGGACCAGTGCACAGAGAGACTTAGCTGCTTCCTCTGCCCAGTGGAGCGGGTGCTTCTCACCTTCTGCAACCAGTATGGTGCCCGCCTCTCCCTGCGCCAGCCAGGCTTGGCTGAGGCTG TTTGTGTGAAGTTCCTGGAGGATGCCCTGGGGCAGAAGCTGCCCAGAAGGCCCCAGCCAGGGCCTGGAGAGCAGCTCACGGTCTTCCAGTTCTGGAGTTTTGTGGAAACCTTGGACAGCCCCACCATGGAGGCCTACGTGACCGAGACTGCCGAGGAGG TGCTACTGGTGCGGAATCTGAACTCAGATGACCAGGCTGTCGTGCTGAAGGCCCTGAGATTGGCGCCCGAGGGGCGTCTGCGAAGGGATGGGCTGCGGGCCCTCAGCTCCCTGCTCGTCCATGGCAACAACAAGGTGATGGCTGCTGTCAGCACCCAGCTCCGGAGCCTGTCACTGGGCCCTGCCTTCCGGGAGAGG GCCCTCCTGTGCTTTCTGGACCAGCTGGAGGATGAGGACGTGCAGACTCGAGTGGCTGGCTGCCTGGCCCTAGGCTGCATCAAG GCTCCCGAGGGCATTGAGCCCCTGGTGTACCTCTGCCAAACTGACACAGAAGCTGTGAGGGAAGCTGCCCGGCAGAGCCTACAGCAGTGTG GAGAAGAGGGACAGTCTGCCCATCGACAGCTAGAGGAGTCCCTGGACGCCCTGCCCCGCATCTTTGGTCCTGGCAGCATGGCGAGCACAGCATTCTAA
- the RIPOR1 gene encoding rho family-interacting cell polarization regulator 1 isoform X6: MMSLSVRPQRRLLSARVSRSQSFAGVLGSHERGPRSFPVFSPPGPPRKPPALSRVSRMFSVAHPAAKVPQPERLDLVYAALKRGLTAYLEVHQQEQEKLQGQIRESKRNSRLAPPDPPLLQQVKSIERFLRRLEFHASKIDELYEAYCVQRRLRDGAYNMVRAYTTGSPGSREARDSLAEATRGHREYTESMCLLESELEAQLGEFHLRMKGLAGFARLCVGDQYEICMKYGRQRWKLRGRIEGSGKQVWDSEETIFLPLLTEFLSIKVTELKGLANHVVVGSVSCETKDLFAALPQVVAVDINDLGTIKLSLEVTWSPFDKDDQPSAASSVNKASTVTKRFSTYSQSPPDTPSLREQAFYNMLRRQEELENGTAWSLSSESSDDSSSPQLSGTARHSSAPRPLVQQPELLPIQVAFRRPETPSSGPLDEEGAVAPVLANGHAPYSRTLSHISEASVDAALAEASVEAIGPESLAWGPSPPTHPAPTHGEHPSPVPPTLDPGHSATSSTLGTTGSVPTSTDPAPSAHLDSVHKATDSGPSELPGPTHTTTGSTCSAIQSPLTHTTTGSTHKPIISTLTTTGPTVNIIGPVQTTTSHIHTMPSPTHTPTSPTHKTRMSTSTTISPTHTPTSPTHKARMSPPTTTSPNPSAMGLVQTATSPTLTNVSPSTSPELATLSSPSKHSDPTLPATDSLPCSPPASNSCTQADPIAPSTSHPSPAHSSRKPLTSPAPDPPESMVQSLSPTPSPPTPAPQHSDLSLAMAVQTPVPGAAGGSGDKILEEALGALMAALDDYRGQFPELQGLEQEVTRLESLLMQRQGLTRSRASSLSITVEHALESFSFLNEDEDEDNDVPGDRPPSSPEAGAEDSIDSPSARPLSTGCPALDAALVRHLYHCSCLLLKLGTFGPLRCQEAWALERLLREARVLEAVCEFSRRWEIPASSAQEVVQFSASRPGFLTFWDQCTERLSCFLCPVERVLLTFCNQYGARLSLRQPGLAEAVCVKFLEDALGQKLPRRPQPGPGEQLTVFQFWSFVETLDSPTMEAYVTETAEEVLLVRNLNSDDQAVVLKALRLAPEGRLRRDGLRALSSLLVHGNNKVMAAVSTQLRSLSLGPAFRERALLCFLDQLEDEDVQTRVAGCLALGCIKAPEGIEPLVYLCQTDTEAVREAARQSLQQCGEEGQSAHRQLEESLDALPRIFGPGSMASTAF; encoded by the exons ATGATGTCCCTGTCGGTGCGGCCGCAGCGCCGCCTGCTCAGCGCCCGGGTCAGTAGGAGCCAGTCCTTCGCAGGCGTCCTCGGCAGCCACGAGCGGGGGCCCAG GAGCTTCCCGGTCTTCAGCCCGCCAGGGCCCCCACGGAAGCCCCCCGCGCTCTCCCGAGTGTCCAGGATGTTTTCCGTGGCTCATCCAGCCGCCAAGGTGCCGCAACCCGAGCGGCTGGACCTGGTGTATGCGGCGCTGAAGCGGGGCCTGAC GGCCTACTTGGAAGTTCACCAGCAGGAGCAGGAGAAACTCCAGGGCCAGATAAGGGAGTCCAAGAGGAATTCCCGCTTG GCCCCTCCTGACCCACCTCTTCTCCAGCAAGTCAAGTCCATTGAACGCTTCCTGCGACGACTGGAGTTCCATGCCAGCAAG ATCGACGAGCTGTATGAGGCATACTGTGTCCAGCGGCGTCTCCGGGATGGTGCCTACAACATGGTCCGTGCCTACACCACTGGGTCCCCGGGGAGCCGAGAGGCCCGGGACAGCCTAGCAGAGGCCACTCGGGGGCATCGCGAGTACACGGAG aGCATGTGTCTGCTGGAGAGCGAGCTGGAGGCACAGCTGGGCGAGTTTCATCTCCGAATGAAAG GGCTGGCTGGCTTTGCCAGGCTGTGTGTAGGCGATCAATATGAG ATCTGCATGAAATATGGGCGTCAGCGCTGGAAACTACGGGGCCGAATTGAGGGTAGTGGAAAGCAGGTGTGGGACAGTGAAGAAACCATCTTTCTCCCACTGCTCACGGAATTTCTGTCTATCAAG GTGACAGAACTGAAGGGCCTGGCCAACCATGTGGTTGTGGGCAGTGTCTCCTGTGAGACCAAGGACCTGTTTGCCGCCCTGCCTCAGGTTGTGGCTGTGGATATCAATGACCTTGGCACCATCAAGCTCAGCCTGGAAGTCACATGGAG ccccttCGACAAGGATGACCAGCCCTCAGCCGCTTCTTCTGTCAACAAGGCCTCCACAGTCACCAAGCGCTTCTCCACCTATAGCCAGAGCCCACCGGACACACCCTCACTTCGGGAACAGGCCTTCTAT AACATGCTGCGACGGCAGGAGGAGCTGGAGAATGGGACAGCATGGTCCCTGTCATCCGAATCTTCAGACGACTCATCCAGCCCACAGCTCTCAGGCACTGCCCGCCACTCATCAGCCCCTAGGCCCCTGGTGCAGCAGCCTGAACTCCTTCCCATCCAAGTTGCCTTCCGTAGGCCTGAGACCCCCAGCTCTGGTCCCCTGGATGAGGAGGGGGCCGTGGCCCCAGTCCTGGCAAATGGGCATGCACCCTACAGTCGGACTCTTAGCCACATCAGTGAGGCTAGTGTAGACGCTGCCTTGGCTGAGGCTTCAGTGGAGGCCATTGGCCCAGAAAGCCTAGCCTGGGGACCTAGCCCACCTACACACCCAGCTCCCACCCATGGAGAGCACCCCAGCCCTGTTCCTCCGACCCTGGACCCTGGCCACTCTGCCACAAGCTCCACCCTCGGTACAACAGGCTCTGTCCCCACATCTACAGACCCTGCCCCATCTGCACACCTAGACTCAGTTCATAAGGCCACAGACTCTGGCCCTTCAGAACTGCCAGGCCCCACTCACACCACTACAGGCTCCACCTGTAGTGCCATTCAAAGCCCCCTCACTCACACTACTACAGGCTCTACCCACAAGCCCATAATCTCTACCCTTACTACTACAGGCCCTACCGTCAATATCATAGGCCCAGTCCAGACTACCACGAGCCACATCCATACCATGCCAAGCCCCACCCATACCCCCACAAGTCCCACCCATAAAACCAGGATGTCAACTTCTACCACTATAAGTCCCACCCATACCCCCACAAGTCCCACCCATAAAGCCAGGATGTCACCTCCCACCACTACAAGTCCTAACCCCAGTGCTATGGGCCTAGTCCAGACTGCCACAAGCCCCACCCTTACAAATGTAAGTCCTTCTACTTCTCCAGAACTTGCtaccctctccagcccctccaaACACTCAGACCCCACCCTCCCAGCCACCGACTCCCTTCCCTGTAGTCCCCCAGCCTCCAATTCCTGCACTCAGGCAGACCCTATAGCCCCTAGCACCTCCCACCCAAGTCCTGCCCATTCCAGTAGGAAACCCCTCACAAGCCCTGCCCCAGATCCCCCAGAGTCTATGGTTCAGAGTCTAAGCCCCACTCCCTCACCCCCAACCCCTGCACCCCAGCATTCAGACCTTAGCCTGGCCATGGCTGTCCAGACCCCAGTCCCAGGGGCAGCCGGAGGGTCTGGGGACAAGATCCTGGAGGAGGCACTGGGGGCCCTAATGGCTGCCCTGGATGACTACCGTGGCCAGTTTCCTGAGCTGCAGGGCCTGGAGCAGGAGGTGACCCGACTAGAGAGTCTGCTCATG CAGAGACAAGGTCTGACTCGCAGCCGGGCCTCCAGTCTCAGCATCACCGTGGAGCATGCCTTGGAGAGCTTCAGCTTCCTCAATGAAGACGAAGATGAAGACAATGATGTTCCTGGGGACAG GCCTCCAAGCAGCCCAGAGGCTGGGGCTGAGGACAGCATAGACTCACCCAGTGCCCGCCCCCTCAGCACGGGGTGTCCAGCTCTGGACGCTGCCTTGGTCCGGCACCTGTACCACTGCAGTTGCCTCCTGCTG AAACTGGGCACATTTGGGCCTCTGCGATGCCAGGAGGCATGGGCCCTGGAGCGGCTGCTGCGGGAAGCCCGAGTGCTGGAGGCAGTATGCGAGTTCAGCAGGCGGTGGGAGATCCCGGCCAGCTCTGCCCAAGAAG TGGTGCAGTTCTCGGCCTCTCGGCCTGGCTTCTTGACCTTCTGGGACCAGTGCACAGAGAGACTTAGCTGCTTCCTCTGCCCAGTGGAGCGGGTGCTTCTCACCTTCTGCAACCAGTATGGTGCCCGCCTCTCCCTGCGCCAGCCAGGCTTGGCTGAGGCTG TTTGTGTGAAGTTCCTGGAGGATGCCCTGGGGCAGAAGCTGCCCAGAAGGCCCCAGCCAGGGCCTGGAGAGCAGCTCACGGTCTTCCAGTTCTGGAGTTTTGTGGAAACCTTGGACAGCCCCACCATGGAGGCCTACGTGACCGAGACTGCCGAGGAGG TGCTACTGGTGCGGAATCTGAACTCAGATGACCAGGCTGTCGTGCTGAAGGCCCTGAGATTGGCGCCCGAGGGGCGTCTGCGAAGGGATGGGCTGCGGGCCCTCAGCTCCCTGCTCGTCCATGGCAACAACAAGGTGATGGCTGCTGTCAGCACCCAGCTCCGGAGCCTGTCACTGGGCCCTGCCTTCCGGGAGAGG GCCCTCCTGTGCTTTCTGGACCAGCTGGAGGATGAGGACGTGCAGACTCGAGTGGCTGGCTGCCTGGCCCTAGGCTGCATCAAG GCTCCCGAGGGCATTGAGCCCCTGGTGTACCTCTGCCAAACTGACACAGAAGCTGTGAGGGAAGCTGCCCGGCAGAGCCTACAGCAGTGTG GAGAAGAGGGACAGTCTGCCCATCGACAGCTAGAGGAGTCCCTGGACGCCCTGCCCCGCATCTTTGGTCCTGGCAGCATGGCGAGCACAGCATTCTAA
- the RIPOR1 gene encoding rho family-interacting cell polarization regulator 1 isoform X4: MMSLSVRPQRRLLSARVSRSQSFAGVLGSHERGPSPPGPPRKPPALSRVSRMFSVAHPAAKVPQPERLDLVYAALKRGLTAYLEVHQQEQEKLQGQIRESKRNSRLGFLYDLDKQVKSIERFLRRLEFHASKIDELYEAYCVQRRLRDGAYNMVRAYTTGSPGSREARDSLAEATRGHREYTESMCLLESELEAQLGEFHLRMKGTELWGQAGGQRKYAEDPQYGSPTSPLLHQLPGLAGFARLCVGDQYEICMKYGRQRWKLRGRIEGSGKQVWDSEETIFLPLLTEFLSIKVTELKGLANHVVVGSVSCETKDLFAALPQVVAVDINDLGTIKLSLEVTWSPFDKDDQPSAASSVNKASTVTKRFSTYSQSPPDTPSLREQAFYNMLRRQEELENGTAWSLSSESSDDSSSPQLSGTARHSSAPRPLVQQPELLPIQVAFRRPETPSSGPLDEEGAVAPVLANGHAPYSRTLSHISEASVDAALAEASVEAIGPESLAWGPSPPTHPAPTHGEHPSPVPPTLDPGHSATSSTLGTTGSVPTSTDPAPSAHLDSVHKATDSGPSELPGPTHTTTGSTCSAIQSPLTHTTTGSTHKPIISTLTTTGPTVNIIGPVQTTTSHIHTMPSPTHTPTSPTHKTRMSTSTTISPTHTPTSPTHKARMSPPTTTSPNPSAMGLVQTATSPTLTNVSPSTSPELATLSSPSKHSDPTLPATDSLPCSPPASNSCTQADPIAPSTSHPSPAHSSRKPLTSPAPDPPESMVQSLSPTPSPPTPAPQHSDLSLAMAVQTPVPGAAGGSGDKILEEALGALMAALDDYRGQFPELQGLEQEVTRLESLLMQRQGLTRSRASSLSITVEHALESFSFLNEDEDEDNDVPGDRPPSSPEAGAEDSIDSPSARPLSTGCPALDAALVRHLYHCSCLLLKLGTFGPLRCQEAWALERLLREARVLEAVCEFSRRWEIPASSAQEVVQFSASRPGFLTFWDQCTERLSCFLCPVERVLLTFCNQYGARLSLRQPGLAEAVCVKFLEDALGQKLPRRPQPGPGEQLTVFQFWSFVETLDSPTMEAYVTETAEEVLLVRNLNSDDQAVVLKALRLAPEGRLRRDGLRALSSLLVHGNNKVMAAVSTQLRSLSLGPAFRERALLCFLDQLEDEDVQTRVAGCLALGCIKAPEGIEPLVYLCQTDTEAVREAARQSLQQCGEEGQSAHRQLEESLDALPRIFGPGSMASTAF; this comes from the exons ATGATGTCCCTGTCGGTGCGGCCGCAGCGCCGCCTGCTCAGCGCCCGGGTCAGTAGGAGCCAGTCCTTCGCAGGCGTCCTCGGCAGCCACGAGCGGGGGCCCAG CCCGCCAGGGCCCCCACGGAAGCCCCCCGCGCTCTCCCGAGTGTCCAGGATGTTTTCCGTGGCTCATCCAGCCGCCAAGGTGCCGCAACCCGAGCGGCTGGACCTGGTGTATGCGGCGCTGAAGCGGGGCCTGAC GGCCTACTTGGAAGTTCACCAGCAGGAGCAGGAGAAACTCCAGGGCCAGATAAGGGAGTCCAAGAGGAATTCCCGCTTG GGCTTCCTGTATGATCTGGACAAG CAAGTCAAGTCCATTGAACGCTTCCTGCGACGACTGGAGTTCCATGCCAGCAAG ATCGACGAGCTGTATGAGGCATACTGTGTCCAGCGGCGTCTCCGGGATGGTGCCTACAACATGGTCCGTGCCTACACCACTGGGTCCCCGGGGAGCCGAGAGGCCCGGGACAGCCTAGCAGAGGCCACTCGGGGGCATCGCGAGTACACGGAG aGCATGTGTCTGCTGGAGAGCGAGCTGGAGGCACAGCTGGGCGAGTTTCATCTCCGAATGAAAGGTACTGAGTTGTGGGGGCAGGCGGGGGGCCAGAGGAAGTATGCTGAAGACCCCCAATATGGCTCACCAACTTCTCCCCTTCTCCACCAACTCCCAGGGCTGGCTGGCTTTGCCAGGCTGTGTGTAGGCGATCAATATGAG ATCTGCATGAAATATGGGCGTCAGCGCTGGAAACTACGGGGCCGAATTGAGGGTAGTGGAAAGCAGGTGTGGGACAGTGAAGAAACCATCTTTCTCCCACTGCTCACGGAATTTCTGTCTATCAAG GTGACAGAACTGAAGGGCCTGGCCAACCATGTGGTTGTGGGCAGTGTCTCCTGTGAGACCAAGGACCTGTTTGCCGCCCTGCCTCAGGTTGTGGCTGTGGATATCAATGACCTTGGCACCATCAAGCTCAGCCTGGAAGTCACATGGAG ccccttCGACAAGGATGACCAGCCCTCAGCCGCTTCTTCTGTCAACAAGGCCTCCACAGTCACCAAGCGCTTCTCCACCTATAGCCAGAGCCCACCGGACACACCCTCACTTCGGGAACAGGCCTTCTAT AACATGCTGCGACGGCAGGAGGAGCTGGAGAATGGGACAGCATGGTCCCTGTCATCCGAATCTTCAGACGACTCATCCAGCCCACAGCTCTCAGGCACTGCCCGCCACTCATCAGCCCCTAGGCCCCTGGTGCAGCAGCCTGAACTCCTTCCCATCCAAGTTGCCTTCCGTAGGCCTGAGACCCCCAGCTCTGGTCCCCTGGATGAGGAGGGGGCCGTGGCCCCAGTCCTGGCAAATGGGCATGCACCCTACAGTCGGACTCTTAGCCACATCAGTGAGGCTAGTGTAGACGCTGCCTTGGCTGAGGCTTCAGTGGAGGCCATTGGCCCAGAAAGCCTAGCCTGGGGACCTAGCCCACCTACACACCCAGCTCCCACCCATGGAGAGCACCCCAGCCCTGTTCCTCCGACCCTGGACCCTGGCCACTCTGCCACAAGCTCCACCCTCGGTACAACAGGCTCTGTCCCCACATCTACAGACCCTGCCCCATCTGCACACCTAGACTCAGTTCATAAGGCCACAGACTCTGGCCCTTCAGAACTGCCAGGCCCCACTCACACCACTACAGGCTCCACCTGTAGTGCCATTCAAAGCCCCCTCACTCACACTACTACAGGCTCTACCCACAAGCCCATAATCTCTACCCTTACTACTACAGGCCCTACCGTCAATATCATAGGCCCAGTCCAGACTACCACGAGCCACATCCATACCATGCCAAGCCCCACCCATACCCCCACAAGTCCCACCCATAAAACCAGGATGTCAACTTCTACCACTATAAGTCCCACCCATACCCCCACAAGTCCCACCCATAAAGCCAGGATGTCACCTCCCACCACTACAAGTCCTAACCCCAGTGCTATGGGCCTAGTCCAGACTGCCACAAGCCCCACCCTTACAAATGTAAGTCCTTCTACTTCTCCAGAACTTGCtaccctctccagcccctccaaACACTCAGACCCCACCCTCCCAGCCACCGACTCCCTTCCCTGTAGTCCCCCAGCCTCCAATTCCTGCACTCAGGCAGACCCTATAGCCCCTAGCACCTCCCACCCAAGTCCTGCCCATTCCAGTAGGAAACCCCTCACAAGCCCTGCCCCAGATCCCCCAGAGTCTATGGTTCAGAGTCTAAGCCCCACTCCCTCACCCCCAACCCCTGCACCCCAGCATTCAGACCTTAGCCTGGCCATGGCTGTCCAGACCCCAGTCCCAGGGGCAGCCGGAGGGTCTGGGGACAAGATCCTGGAGGAGGCACTGGGGGCCCTAATGGCTGCCCTGGATGACTACCGTGGCCAGTTTCCTGAGCTGCAGGGCCTGGAGCAGGAGGTGACCCGACTAGAGAGTCTGCTCATG CAGAGACAAGGTCTGACTCGCAGCCGGGCCTCCAGTCTCAGCATCACCGTGGAGCATGCCTTGGAGAGCTTCAGCTTCCTCAATGAAGACGAAGATGAAGACAATGATGTTCCTGGGGACAG GCCTCCAAGCAGCCCAGAGGCTGGGGCTGAGGACAGCATAGACTCACCCAGTGCCCGCCCCCTCAGCACGGGGTGTCCAGCTCTGGACGCTGCCTTGGTCCGGCACCTGTACCACTGCAGTTGCCTCCTGCTG AAACTGGGCACATTTGGGCCTCTGCGATGCCAGGAGGCATGGGCCCTGGAGCGGCTGCTGCGGGAAGCCCGAGTGCTGGAGGCAGTATGCGAGTTCAGCAGGCGGTGGGAGATCCCGGCCAGCTCTGCCCAAGAAG TGGTGCAGTTCTCGGCCTCTCGGCCTGGCTTCTTGACCTTCTGGGACCAGTGCACAGAGAGACTTAGCTGCTTCCTCTGCCCAGTGGAGCGGGTGCTTCTCACCTTCTGCAACCAGTATGGTGCCCGCCTCTCCCTGCGCCAGCCAGGCTTGGCTGAGGCTG TTTGTGTGAAGTTCCTGGAGGATGCCCTGGGGCAGAAGCTGCCCAGAAGGCCCCAGCCAGGGCCTGGAGAGCAGCTCACGGTCTTCCAGTTCTGGAGTTTTGTGGAAACCTTGGACAGCCCCACCATGGAGGCCTACGTGACCGAGACTGCCGAGGAGG TGCTACTGGTGCGGAATCTGAACTCAGATGACCAGGCTGTCGTGCTGAAGGCCCTGAGATTGGCGCCCGAGGGGCGTCTGCGAAGGGATGGGCTGCGGGCCCTCAGCTCCCTGCTCGTCCATGGCAACAACAAGGTGATGGCTGCTGTCAGCACCCAGCTCCGGAGCCTGTCACTGGGCCCTGCCTTCCGGGAGAGG GCCCTCCTGTGCTTTCTGGACCAGCTGGAGGATGAGGACGTGCAGACTCGAGTGGCTGGCTGCCTGGCCCTAGGCTGCATCAAG GCTCCCGAGGGCATTGAGCCCCTGGTGTACCTCTGCCAAACTGACACAGAAGCTGTGAGGGAAGCTGCCCGGCAGAGCCTACAGCAGTGTG GAGAAGAGGGACAGTCTGCCCATCGACAGCTAGAGGAGTCCCTGGACGCCCTGCCCCGCATCTTTGGTCCTGGCAGCATGGCGAGCACAGCATTCTAA